The genomic stretch CGCTCGTCGCGCAGCTGCGCCGACGGCTTGTCGGCATCGTCATCGCCGTCGCGCACGCCCTTCTTGAAGCCCTTCACGGCTTCGCCGAGGTCCTTGCCGACGTTGCCCAGGCGCTTGGTGCCGAACACCAGCACCACGATCACCAGCACGATCAGCCAGTGCCAAAGACTCAAACCGCCCATGAGGAATGTCCGCGGGAAAATGGAGGTTCAGGATACCGCAGCACCATGACGGACGCTGTCATGTCGGCGCGTGCGGAGGGTTAAGAACGTGACGGCCGCACGCCGTCAGGGCAGCGGCTCGGCCTGAACCGGGCTTTCGACGGTCTCGAAGGCCGACGGCTGCTGCGCCTGCTGCGGGGCGTGGAGGGGGGCCGTGGTGGCCGAACCCGTGGCCGGCGCCGGCGAAGGAGCCGGTGCGGTGGACGAGGTCGTCGCCGGTCGCGGCGCCGAGGCGCGGGCGTTCGCGTCCGCGCTCGCGTTGGAACGGGCGGTTCGCGCGATGTTGCTGGCTTCCTCCAGGCGGTCGCGGAAATCCACCACCGCCGTCGACGGCTGGCCGTTCGCGCGGCCTTCGAAAATCATGCGCGGCGTGGTGTCGCGGCCGTAGACCGCTTCGTTGGCTTCGTCGTCGATGGACAGCACGGCGCCGTCCAGGGCGATGCCCGCGAACAGGCCGCGCGCACGCGACCACGACCAGATCTCGGCCTTGAGCTGGCCGTCGGTCGCGGTACCGGCGTTGCGGCCGACCGGGCCGGCGGCGACGCCCGCATCGGCGCCGAGCGTGACCTTGCCGTTGACGATGTTGTCCAGGCCGCGGTCGCTGCGGAACACCAGCACGATGTCCGCCGACTGCACGCCGGCCTGGAAGCCGATGCTGCCGCCGGTGAGCTTCACGAAGCTGGGGCTGGACCACGTGCCGTCGGGGTTCTTCACCGACAACAGACCGTGGCCGCGACGGCCGCCCAGCACCAGGCCGACCTTCAACGCATCGGGGACGACCACGATCCCGCGTGCCTCGTCGAGCAGCTTGTCGGGAATGCCGGATTCGGGAATCTGCTGGATGTCGGTGAGCACGCGCACGGCCTGGCGCGCGCGATCGTCCTCCTGTTGGCCGGCGACCGCCGAGGTGGTGACGCCAAGGGCGAGGGAGAGGACGGCGATACGCAGCAGGGCAGGGCGCGGCAGGCGGGACATGGCGGACTCCAGTGAAAACTCGACGATGCGCAGCAGGGGAGGTTCGAGCGGAATTCGAGCATTCGACCGCCGGCGCGGCAGTCGGTTCAGGCTAGTGATCCGGCAATGAATCCTTACCGAATCGGCGCGCACGTCAAGCGCCGAAAGTGCGATGCGCTCGCCTATCCTGACCAATCCGGTGTGCCAATCGTGTCGCCGGGTTCTTCCGCCCGATCCCGCAAACGAGCGATCGAACCGGACGCGACCGCAGCAGCGGCAGCCCGGTCCGGGGTCGCGTGGATTCGCGCACGACGGCGCAGCTGTCATCCTATGCGCATGCCCGCATCCGCCAGCATCGACGCCGCATCCGACGGCGCCACGTCCTCCCCGTCAGGCCTGCCGCCGGACACCGCCCTCGTCCTGGTGAACCTCGGCACGCCCGACGCGCCGACGCCCGCCGGCGTGCGGCGCTACCTCGCCGAATTCCTCGGCGACCGTCGCGTCGTTTCGCTGCCGCGCTGGTTGTGGTTGCCGCTGCTCCATCTGGTCGTGCTGCCGCTGCGCTCGAAGGTCGTGGCGAAGAAATACGCCAGCATCTGGATGGGCGGCGAGGACGGCGGTTCGCCGCTGGCCGTGTACACGCGCCGGCTCGCGTGGGCCGTGCAGAACGAGTTGCCGCAGCTGCGCGTGATCGATGCGATGCGATACGGCTCGCCCTCGCTCGCCTCGCGCCTGCGCCAGCTGCACCAGGCCGGCGTGCGCCGCGCGCTCGTGTTGCCGCTGTACCCGCAGTATTCGACGACGACCACCGCATCGGTCGACGACGTGCTTGCGCGCGAGCGCGCGCTGCCCACGCGCCTGGTCGAGAACTACCACCTCGACGACGGCTGGCTGGACGCCGTGGCCGATTCGATCCGCGCGCACCGCGCGCAGGTCGGTGCCGGCGAGCATCTGTTGTTCTCCTTCCACGGCCTGCCGCAGCGGCTGATCGACGAAGGCGATCCGTACCAGCGCCACTGCGAAGCCGGGGCGCGTGCGATCGCACGGCGCCTGGATCTGGCCGAAGAGGAATGGAGCCTGAGCTACCAGTCGCGTTTCGGCCGCGACAAATGGCTGGAACCGAGCACGCAACAGACGCTGCACGCGCTTGCCGCGCGCGGTGTCCGCAATGTCGACGTCGTCGCGCCGGGCTTCGCGGTGGACTGCATCGAAACTTTGGAAGAAGTGGCGATGATGCTTGCCGAGGAATTCGCGACGCTCGGCGGCACGCTGCGCTACATCCCGTGCCTCAACGACTCGCGCCCGCACGCGCGCGCGCTGGCCGGCATCGCGCGCCACGAACTGCACAACTGGATCTGAGAGCCGATGCCCGCGCGCGGTCTGCACGAATTCACCCTCGACACGCCCACCGGCCGCATCGCCGGCCTGCGCGGCCAGCCCGGCGGGCCGCGCGTGATCGCGCTGCACGGCTGGCTCGACAATGCCGCCAGTTTCGTGCCGCTGGCCGAACACCTCCACGGCATCGAACTGGTCGCCCCCGACCTGCCGGGCCACGGCGCCAGCGCGCATCTCGCGCCAGGCGCCGACTATTCGTTCGCCGCGGCGGTGAACGCCGTGCTCGACATCGCCGACGCACTGGGCTGGGACCGCTTTTCGCTGCTCGGCCATTCGATGGGCGCCGGCATTTCCAGCCTGGTCGCCGCCGCATGCCCGCAACGCGTGGAGCGTCTCGTCGCGATCGAAGCGCTCGGCGCGCTGGCCGAAGTGCCCGAGCGCACCGTGTCGCGCCTGCGCGAGGCGATCGCCGCCTATCGCGCGCTGCGCGGCAAATCGCTGCGCGTGTTTCCGGACGTCGCCATCGCGGTGCGAGCGCGCATGGCGGCCGGCGCGCAGGTCGGCAGCCGGCTCGAGGAGCGCGCCGCGCGGTTGCTCGTCGAACGCGGCGTCGTCCCGGTCGAAGGCGGCTTCAAGTGGTCGAGCGATCCGCGCCTGACGCTGCCGACGATGCAGCGCATGACCGAGCCGCAGATCCGCGACCTCGTCGCCGGCATCGAATGCCCCACGCGCGTGGTGTTCGCCGACCCCGCGCAGCCCTACCTGCCCGACCCGCTGCGCCGCGAGCGCGCCGCGCTGCTGCCGGCGGGCGAGCTGATCGTCATCGACGGCGGCCATCACCTGCACATGGAGCAGCCCGAGCGGATCGCGGGCGTGATCGGGGATTTCTTTATTCGCGGGTGAAGCCGGCGTGCGTCGGCAACGGCGTTACGTCTTCCCGCACAACGCGCGCAGCGTCGCCTTCAACCGCCGACCTTCGGCGTGGAAGTAATCGCGTTCCTCGCGCCATAGCGGGCAGCGCGCCTCGACTTCGCGCCAGAAGCTGCGCGAGTGATCGGCGTGGATCAGGTGGCAGAGCTCGTGCACCAGCACGTACTCGAACGCGCTCGGTCGCGCGAGCACGAGCGAGAGATCCAGCGCCATCGAGCCGTCCGGCGCGAGCGATCCCCATTGCGACGACATGATCTTGAACGTCACGCGGCGCGGCGCACGCGGCAGCGCGGGCAGGTAGCGCGGCATCCAGCGCCCGATGTCGGCGCGACCCTGTGCTTCGAGGAAATCGCGAACGGCGCGGCGCACCGCGGTGTCGCCGGCGCGCGCGGGATGCGTGAACAGCAGCTCGCCCGTGCCATCGCCCGCGTGGTCCAGCCGCGTGAAGCGTCCCGCCTGCCAGCGCACGTCGTGCAACGCGCCGCGCAGCGGCAATTGCAGCGGAACGCCGGGTTCCAGCGTCGGCATGCCGTCGACCGTGAAACGCTCCAGCTGCGCGGCGAGCCAGTCGCGGTGCTGCGTGACGAAGCGGTCCGCGGTGGCGAGGCTCGCGCGCATCGGGATGGTGAGGCGCGCGCCGCGTTCGTCGACCGACAGCTTCATCCGGCGCGCGCGGGGATCGCGCACGCGCTGGAGCGGAACGGTGCGGCCGTCGGGCAGTTCGATGTCGAGCGTCTCGCGCTCCACCGTGCGCGGCGTGGGCGCGAACAGGCGGGCGAGGGGGCGCATCGGCGACGGCATGGGACCATCTTAGCGATGCCGCGTGACGATGTGCGCCACGATGGCGCACACATCGCGCAGCTCGCGCAAGCGACTATCGAAATCCGCAACACTTTCCCGTCAGGAAAAGCGCGCGGAAGCGACTCAGGCGTCGGCCTTGGAGAGCTTCAGCGCGCCTTCCAGCACCGTGAACAGGCGGCGGAACTCGCCGGCCATCAACACGAAGCGCGCATCGAGTTCGGCGCGAAGATCGTCGCGCTCGGTCGATTCCAGCTCGTCCACCGCGCCGTCCAGCAGCTTGAACTTGCGCACGATGAGGTCTTCGCCGAGCACGAACGACACGTGGTCGTCGAGCGTCAACGCCAGGCGCGTGACCTGCTTGCCCGATTCCAGGTGCTTGGTGATCTCGTCGCTCTGCAGCTCCATGCGCTGCACCTTCACCACCGCGCCCTGTTCGATCGGATCGCGCAGTTCGCATTCATCGCCCAGCGACAGCCCCTCGGGCAGCGGCTCGCCCGCGACCCAACCGGTGAGGACCGAGCGCGGCGCGACTTCGGCGTTCAGCGGCAGCGCCGGGAAACTGCCCAGCGCGCGGCGGATCTCGCTGACCACGTTCTCGCCGGACTTACGGCTGGAGGTGTCCACCGCGACCACGCCCAGGCCCGCGTCGATGAGGGCGTCGGTGCGGCTGGGCTTCACGAACGCGCGCGGCAGCAGGTCGGTGATGAGTTCGTCCTTGATGCGCTTGCGCGTCTTGCCGCCGGGCTTGCGGCCTTCCTTCTGCTCGATCTCCGACAGCTTCTTGTTGAGCATGTCGTTGACGACCGAACCCGGCAGGATCTTGTCCTCGCCGCCAACGGCCAGCCACGTCGCATCGCTGCGGTTGTGGAGCATCTCCTCGGAATCGCGCCCGAACGGCGAGATGAAGCCGCGGCTGGACAGTTCCAGCGGGCCGACCGGCTTGAGCTGGCATTCGCCCAGGCCGCTTTCGAGTTCGTCGAGCTTGGTGGTGGTGGGGAAGCGGAACAGCGTCAGGTTGCGGAAGAACATTCAGGAGGCCGTGATTAGTGATTCGTGATTGGTGATTCGTGTTTGGATGAGCGGACGCGAAGCGCGGCGGCCAGGGTGCGGTGGCCGTCGCGAATCACGAATCACCAATCACGAATCACGTTCTTGCGGCTCGCCCGCCAGCCACGCATGCGCATCGGGCATCGGCGCGTCGCCGTGGCGACCGAGCGCGAGGAAATCGAACAGCTTCGGATCGCTCAGCTGCGAGGGGCGGATGTCGCCCAGCGCACGCGCGATGGTTTCGATGCGGCCGGGCGTTTCGCGCTCCCACGCGTCCATCATCCTCGATACCTGCTTGCGCTGCAGGTTCTCCTGCGAGCCGCACAGGTTGCACGGGATGATCGGGAAGCCCTTCGCCTGCGCGTATTGGCTGATGTCGTCCTCGCGCACGTAGGCGAGCGGGCGGATCACCACGTGCTTGCCGTCGTCGCTGAGCAGCTTGGGCGGCATGCCGGCGAGCTTGGCGTGGAAGAACAGGTTCAGGAAGAAGGTGGCGACCAGGTCGTCGCGATGATGGCCCAGCGCGATCTTGGTGAAGCCGTTTTCTTCCGCGTACGTATACAGCGCGCCGCGTCGCAGGCGCGAACACAGCGAGCACATCGTCTTGCCTTCGGGCACCACGCGCGTGACCACCGAGTACGTGTCCTGCTCGATGATGTGGTACGCAACGCCGATGGATTCCAGGTACTGCGGCAGCACGTGCTCGGGGAAATCCGGTTGTTTCTGGTCCAGGTTCACCGCGACCAGGTCGAACTTCACCGGCGCCTTCTGCTTCAGCTGCAGCAGGATGTCGAGCATGGTGTAGCTGTCCTTGCCGCCGGACAGGCACACCATCACCTTGTCGCCGTCCTCGATCATGCCGAAGTCGGCGATCGCGCGGCCGACCTGGTGTCGCAGGCGTTTGGCGAGTTTGTTGTTCTCGTGCGCGCGACGCTGCGCGCGCTGAGCAAGCGGCTGGGGTTCCAGCAGGGGCAGGACGG from Lysobacter auxotrophicus encodes the following:
- the ttcA gene encoding tRNA 2-thiocytidine(32) synthetase TtcA, translating into MSTVLPLLEPQPLAQRAQRRAHENNKLAKRLRHQVGRAIADFGMIEDGDKVMVCLSGGKDSYTMLDILLQLKQKAPVKFDLVAVNLDQKQPDFPEHVLPQYLESIGVAYHIIEQDTYSVVTRVVPEGKTMCSLCSRLRRGALYTYAEENGFTKIALGHHRDDLVATFFLNLFFHAKLAGMPPKLLSDDGKHVVIRPLAYVREDDISQYAQAKGFPIIPCNLCGSQENLQRKQVSRMMDAWERETPGRIETIARALGDIRPSQLSDPKLFDFLALGRHGDAPMPDAHAWLAGEPQERDS
- a CDS encoding lipid-binding SYLF domain-containing protein — its product is MSRLPRPALLRIAVLSLALGVTTSAVAGQQEDDRARQAVRVLTDIQQIPESGIPDKLLDEARGIVVVPDALKVGLVLGGRRGHGLLSVKNPDGTWSSPSFVKLTGGSIGFQAGVQSADIVLVFRSDRGLDNIVNGKVTLGADAGVAAGPVGRNAGTATDGQLKAEIWSWSRARGLFAGIALDGAVLSIDDEANEAVYGRDTTPRMIFEGRANGQPSTAVVDFRDRLEEASNIARTARSNASADANARASAPRPATTSSTAPAPSPAPATGSATTAPLHAPQQAQQPSAFETVESPVQAEPLP
- a CDS encoding M48 family metallopeptidase, whose protein sequence is MPSPMRPLARLFAPTPRTVERETLDIELPDGRTVPLQRVRDPRARRMKLSVDERGARLTIPMRASLATADRFVTQHRDWLAAQLERFTVDGMPTLEPGVPLQLPLRGALHDVRWQAGRFTRLDHAGDGTGELLFTHPARAGDTAVRRAVRDFLEAQGRADIGRWMPRYLPALPRAPRRVTFKIMSSQWGSLAPDGSMALDLSLVLARPSAFEYVLVHELCHLIHADHSRSFWREVEARCPLWREERDYFHAEGRRLKATLRALCGKT
- the hemH gene encoding ferrochelatase — encoded protein: MPASASIDAASDGATSSPSGLPPDTALVLVNLGTPDAPTPAGVRRYLAEFLGDRRVVSLPRWLWLPLLHLVVLPLRSKVVAKKYASIWMGGEDGGSPLAVYTRRLAWAVQNELPQLRVIDAMRYGSPSLASRLRQLHQAGVRRALVLPLYPQYSTTTTASVDDVLARERALPTRLVENYHLDDGWLDAVADSIRAHRAQVGAGEHLLFSFHGLPQRLIDEGDPYQRHCEAGARAIARRLDLAEEEWSLSYQSRFGRDKWLEPSTQQTLHALAARGVRNVDVVAPGFAVDCIETLEEVAMMLAEEFATLGGTLRYIPCLNDSRPHARALAGIARHELHNWI
- a CDS encoding recombination-associated protein RdgC; protein product: MFFRNLTLFRFPTTTKLDELESGLGECQLKPVGPLELSSRGFISPFGRDSEEMLHNRSDATWLAVGGEDKILPGSVVNDMLNKKLSEIEQKEGRKPGGKTRKRIKDELITDLLPRAFVKPSRTDALIDAGLGVVAVDTSSRKSGENVVSEIRRALGSFPALPLNAEVAPRSVLTGWVAGEPLPEGLSLGDECELRDPIEQGAVVKVQRMELQSDEITKHLESGKQVTRLALTLDDHVSFVLGEDLIVRKFKLLDGAVDELESTERDDLRAELDARFVLMAGEFRRLFTVLEGALKLSKADA
- the tatA gene encoding Sec-independent protein translocase subunit TatA, yielding MGGLSLWHWLIVLVIVVLVFGTKRLGNVGKDLGEAVKGFKKGVRDGDDDADKPSAQLRDERRDETRTGESTKHDDRTPR
- a CDS encoding alpha/beta fold hydrolase, with product MPARGLHEFTLDTPTGRIAGLRGQPGGPRVIALHGWLDNAASFVPLAEHLHGIELVAPDLPGHGASAHLAPGADYSFAAAVNAVLDIADALGWDRFSLLGHSMGAGISSLVAAACPQRVERLVAIEALGALAEVPERTVSRLREAIAAYRALRGKSLRVFPDVAIAVRARMAAGAQVGSRLEERAARLLVERGVVPVEGGFKWSSDPRLTLPTMQRMTEPQIRDLVAGIECPTRVVFADPAQPYLPDPLRRERAALLPAGELIVIDGGHHLHMEQPERIAGVIGDFFIRG